One Edaphobacter flagellatus genomic region harbors:
- a CDS encoding D-glycero-alpha-D-manno-heptose-1,7-bisphosphate 7-phosphatase: protein MKDGLTPINGPQRALFLDRDGVVNEEIGYLHKAEDVRFVPGIFSLCRTAMQLGYRLVVVTNQAGIARGYYTEADFEALMQWMREELRAEGVELDAVYYCPYHPEHGIGEYRREHEDRKPGTGMLRRAVKEFGISLVDSVMVGDRCSDIVAANRAELRQVFLVAGIESGCDGNYLKVNGLDEIEQWLLTQG, encoded by the coding sequence ATGAAGGATGGGCTGACGCCGATCAATGGGCCGCAGCGGGCGCTGTTTCTGGATCGCGATGGGGTGGTGAACGAGGAGATCGGGTATCTGCACAAAGCTGAGGATGTGCGGTTTGTGCCGGGGATCTTCTCATTGTGCCGGACGGCCATGCAGCTGGGTTATCGGCTGGTGGTAGTCACCAACCAGGCGGGGATCGCGCGGGGGTACTACACAGAGGCCGACTTCGAGGCCCTGATGCAATGGATGCGTGAGGAGTTACGAGCTGAAGGCGTAGAGCTGGATGCGGTGTACTACTGCCCGTACCACCCTGAGCATGGCATTGGAGAATATCGACGTGAGCATGAGGACAGGAAGCCGGGAACCGGGATGCTGCGGCGGGCGGTGAAGGAATTTGGAATCTCGCTGGTAGATAGCGTGATGGTGGGGGATCGGTGCAGTGATATTGTTGCTGCGAACAGGGCCGAGTTGAGGCAGGTATTTCTCGTTGCAGGTATAGAGTCGGGTTGCGATGGCAACTACTTGAAGGTGAACGGTTTAGATGAGATAGAACAGTGGCTGCTGACTCAGGGGTGA
- the rfbC gene encoding dTDP-4-dehydrorhamnose 3,5-epimerase: MQVIHTPLNDVKLIQPRRFGDSRGWFTEVFNTNTFASLGLPSTFVQDNQSFSARGVLRGLHYQLGKPQGKLVRVLSGHIWDVAVDLRRNSPDFGKWAGFHLKPHTDTGELEMLWIPEGFAHGFLVLSETAEVLYKTTDTYYPAGERSILWDDPTLNIGWPLDALAGMTPSVSAKDAQGQPFLSAELP, encoded by the coding sequence ATGCAGGTCATCCATACCCCTTTAAACGACGTCAAACTGATTCAACCCCGACGCTTTGGGGATAGTCGCGGTTGGTTCACTGAAGTTTTCAATACCAACACCTTTGCCTCTCTCGGCCTGCCCTCTACCTTTGTTCAAGACAATCAATCCTTCTCTGCCCGCGGAGTGCTCCGCGGCCTGCATTATCAGCTTGGTAAACCTCAGGGAAAGCTCGTACGCGTTCTCTCCGGGCATATCTGGGACGTCGCCGTTGACCTCCGCCGCAACTCCCCCGATTTCGGCAAATGGGCCGGCTTTCACCTCAAGCCCCATACCGACACCGGTGAACTTGAGATGCTCTGGATACCTGAAGGCTTTGCCCACGGCTTTCTTGTTCTCTCAGAAACTGCGGAAGTCCTTTATAAGACGACAGATACCTATTACCCCGCAGGTGAGCGTTCTATCCTCTGGGATGATCCCACTCTCAATATCGGCTGGCCGCTCGATGCCCTTGCCGGCATGACTCCCTCTGTCAGTGCAAAGGATGCCCAGGGCCAACCATTCCTCTCGGCAGAACTGCCTTAA
- a CDS encoding sugar transferase — MQAEYQSPESRNVAVIEDSYSYVETLESTPSRFRSREQFPAHLFRYRVIKRCLDVALILLASPFLLLTMGVVAVVVMLSSPGPIFYSHRRIRKDGAFFSMLKFRTMCVNSTEVLEEYLTRHPEARAEWNKTHKLRHDPRITAVGSFLRRYSLDELPQMWNVLLGHMTLVGPRPIVAAEVEKYGDSFECYCRVKPGLTGLWQVSGRSELSYGERVALDCQYVNQWSLAKDFKILAKTVNVVIHQDGAF; from the coding sequence ATGCAGGCTGAATATCAATCTCCCGAATCGCGCAACGTCGCGGTGATCGAAGATTCTTATTCTTATGTCGAAACGCTGGAAAGCACTCCATCGCGCTTTCGTTCGCGCGAGCAGTTTCCGGCGCACCTGTTTCGTTACAGGGTGATCAAGCGGTGTCTTGACGTTGCTCTGATTTTGCTGGCTTCTCCTTTCTTGTTGTTGACGATGGGGGTGGTGGCTGTCGTGGTGATGCTTAGCTCGCCCGGGCCCATCTTCTATTCGCACCGCCGGATACGCAAGGACGGGGCATTCTTTTCCATGCTCAAGTTTCGAACGATGTGTGTGAACAGTACGGAAGTACTGGAAGAGTACCTGACACGCCATCCCGAGGCACGTGCGGAATGGAACAAGACCCACAAACTGCGTCATGATCCACGAATTACCGCGGTGGGTTCGTTTTTGCGCCGCTACAGTCTGGATGAGCTTCCCCAGATGTGGAACGTTCTTCTCGGGCATATGACTCTGGTCGGTCCGCGTCCGATTGTTGCGGCTGAGGTTGAAAAGTACGGCGATTCGTTTGAGTGCTACTGCAGGGTCAAACCAGGCCTAACGGGTTTGTGGCAGGTCTCGGGGAGAAGCGAGCTGTCCTATGGAGAGCGTGTTGCTCTGGATTGCCAGTATGTTAATCAGTGGTCGCTGGCGAAGGACTTCAAGATTCTGGCAAAGACCGTCAATGTAGTTATCCATCAGGATGGCGCTTTCTAA
- a CDS encoding DciA family protein, with protein MRDLLKTSMGRSLRALSEKDRLEAAWLIACGRILAEHGSIVSYEAGRVEVEVHSGAWLEHLTNTKAHLESELARIAGVPVTGIHFVVKR; from the coding sequence ATGCGTGATCTTTTGAAGACCAGCATGGGGAGAAGCCTGCGTGCGTTGAGCGAGAAGGACAGGCTGGAGGCAGCGTGGCTGATTGCCTGTGGCCGTATTCTGGCTGAACACGGCTCGATCGTGAGCTATGAAGCAGGCAGGGTGGAGGTCGAAGTCCACAGTGGGGCTTGGCTGGAACATCTGACAAATACGAAGGCCCATCTTGAGAGTGAGCTGGCGAGGATCGCCGGTGTGCCCGTAACCGGGATACACTTTGTAGTGAAGAGGTAA
- the gatC gene encoding Asp-tRNA(Asn)/Glu-tRNA(Gln) amidotransferase subunit GatC, with product MSGVTIEDVRRVAELANLELTAEEEPRMQRDLNSILGHIAQLNELDTSAVAPMAQVGEVLGSTVHYHGETLRVDLVQPSINRADVMASAPETDGRFFKVPRVIER from the coding sequence ATGAGTGGAGTCACGATTGAGGATGTGCGGCGTGTGGCGGAGTTAGCCAATCTGGAGCTGACGGCCGAAGAAGAGCCGCGGATGCAGCGCGACCTGAACTCGATTCTTGGGCATATTGCGCAACTGAATGAGTTGGATACGAGTGCAGTTGCTCCGATGGCGCAGGTTGGCGAAGTGCTGGGCAGCACAGTTCATTATCATGGCGAGACGCTGCGTGTGGATCTGGTGCAGCCTTCGATCAACCGGGCCGACGTGATGGCCTCGGCTCCGGAAACGGATGGACGGTTCTTCAAAGTCCCGAGGGTGATTGAGCGGTAA
- the gatA gene encoding Asp-tRNA(Asn)/Glu-tRNA(Gln) amidotransferase subunit GatA, which translates to MSLTVDGLTIDDVRSAVAAGSTTATALAEKHYAKIADGDAKINSYLSLSRERALEQAAKIDAMAQRGDVLPSLAGVPVGIKDVLTMRGAPATAGSLILKGYRPPYDATSVSKLEAAGAVLLGKLNCDEFAMGSSNENSAYGPVLNPRALDRVPGGSSGGSAAAVAADFAVASLGTDTGGSIRQPAAFCGVVGVLPTYGRVSRYGLIAFASSLDRVGPFTKNVKDAATMLEVLAGHDAMDATSSDQPVASYVKALEQPVEGLRVGIPEEYFGEGLDLEIRAAIERVLDKLKAAGCVLKKVSLPHTKYAIPTYYVIATAEASSNLSRFDGVRYGLRDAEAKSLSAMYRKTRDEGFGPEVKRRILLGTYALSAGYYDAYYKKAQQVRTLLTQDFLSAFNEVDVLVAPVTPTPAFKLGEKTDDPVKMYLEDIYSVAASLAGICGVSVPCGVTKGALPIGVQVLGKHFDEATMLRVAKAVEEGQRSV; encoded by the coding sequence ATGAGTTTGACGGTAGACGGATTGACGATCGATGACGTGCGTTCGGCGGTGGCTGCAGGCAGCACCACTGCTACGGCGCTTGCGGAAAAGCACTACGCGAAGATTGCCGATGGCGATGCGAAGATCAACAGTTACCTGTCGCTGAGCAGGGAACGTGCGCTGGAACAGGCGGCGAAGATCGATGCTATGGCGCAACGCGGTGATGTACTGCCTTCGCTGGCAGGTGTCCCGGTGGGCATTAAGGATGTGCTGACGATGCGAGGCGCTCCGGCTACGGCTGGCTCGCTGATTCTGAAGGGCTACAGGCCGCCGTATGATGCGACCTCGGTGTCGAAGCTGGAGGCAGCAGGCGCTGTCCTGTTGGGCAAACTGAATTGCGACGAGTTTGCCATGGGCAGCTCAAATGAGAACTCCGCGTATGGTCCCGTGCTGAACCCGCGGGCGCTGGATCGGGTGCCGGGAGGCTCGAGCGGCGGCTCAGCGGCAGCGGTGGCAGCAGATTTTGCGGTGGCTTCGCTGGGGACGGATACTGGTGGTTCCATTCGTCAGCCTGCCGCGTTCTGCGGTGTAGTGGGTGTGCTGCCGACCTACGGCCGTGTGAGCCGGTATGGATTGATTGCATTTGCTTCGTCGCTGGATCGTGTGGGGCCGTTCACGAAGAATGTCAAAGACGCAGCAACGATGTTGGAGGTGCTGGCAGGACACGACGCGATGGATGCGACCTCGTCGGACCAGCCGGTGGCCAGCTATGTGAAGGCTTTAGAGCAGCCGGTGGAAGGGCTACGGGTCGGAATTCCCGAGGAGTACTTCGGCGAAGGCCTTGACCTGGAGATACGGGCAGCGATCGAGAGAGTTCTGGACAAGTTAAAGGCTGCCGGTTGTGTGCTGAAGAAAGTAAGCCTGCCGCATACGAAATATGCGATTCCGACCTACTATGTGATTGCGACGGCTGAGGCTTCGTCGAACCTGTCGAGGTTCGATGGAGTACGATACGGGCTTCGCGATGCAGAGGCGAAGTCGCTGTCTGCGATGTACCGCAAGACACGCGATGAAGGCTTCGGTCCTGAGGTAAAGCGCCGCATCCTACTGGGGACCTATGCTCTCAGTGCCGGTTACTACGACGCCTATTACAAAAAAGCACAGCAGGTTAGAACGTTGCTGACACAGGACTTCCTGTCGGCCTTCAACGAGGTGGATGTGCTGGTGGCTCCAGTGACACCGACGCCAGCATTCAAGCTGGGCGAGAAGACGGATGACCCGGTGAAGATGTATCTCGAGGACATCTACTCGGTGGCGGCAAGCCTGGCAGGTATCTGCGGAGTAAGTGTGCCATGCGGAGTAACCAAGGGAGCTCTGCCGATCGGAGTACAGGTGTTAGGTAAGCACTTCGATGAGGCTACGATGCTACGGGTCGCCAAGGCTGTTGAAGAGGGGCAACGCTCAGTCTAG
- a CDS encoding SLBB domain-containing protein — MVANSTGKMLPIYGSKLFRTLPSTFAPVNQVPVTPDYVIGPNDELLIQSWGQVTLNNRFVVDRSGGIYIPQVGNIHVAGVRFDQLQPFIKSQMSRVFRNFDLSVNMGQLRSIQVFVVGQARRPGTWTLSSLSTLVNAIFSSGGPAPQGSLRHIQLRRGNQTIVDFDLYDLILHGDKSKDVALLPGDVIYIPPVGPQVAVAGSVNTPAIYELKSNGDTTVGEALELAAGLSTVASGGKIRLERVDERRQRSIVEVPLTAEGKSTLLRDGDLVEVVAVASVYKDAVTLRGNVANPGRYAWKQGMHVRDLLPNKEALITRDYWLKRSQLGQPTMTYVPTCQPSTPYGIPGLRYGIPVGDEGDDPYWRYSSVRSQGSTKLLGLPMANSEITQGSNTERPTNSVFGDATAIDGQIGTDGGLDCGRQSTLQGYTPVFPTDMTPGGQQLSSSQIPAQQTATSNRMSNANASVGATVSNASAGQFLPKNDVKMVEPDINWAYAVIERQSKENLTTSLLPFNLGKVVLEGDDSQNLEILPGDVITIFSKADFRVPQQQQTRFVRLEGEFISSGVYSVKPGETLRQLVRRAGGFSSDAYLYGSEFTRESTRRVQQQRLNEYVDQIALQVSTNATNSASRAISSTDATALAAQQSQTQNIIANLRNARATGRIVLEVAPDASGVDQLPDLPLEDGDKFIVPRVPSTVNVDGAVYNQNAFLYDPHRRLGDYVQLAGGANRDADKNRAFVIRAGGAIISKQYSSSLRGHGFDSVRLYPGDTVVIPLNLDKGKTLRTVVDIAQIVGQFGIAVAAMNTVLGK; from the coding sequence ATGGTGGCGAACTCTACGGGCAAGATGCTGCCTATTTATGGTTCAAAACTATTCCGTACTTTACCTTCAACCTTCGCGCCGGTGAACCAAGTTCCAGTAACGCCGGATTATGTGATTGGTCCAAATGACGAGCTTCTGATTCAGTCCTGGGGCCAAGTTACGTTGAACAATCGCTTCGTCGTCGATCGCTCGGGCGGAATCTATATTCCTCAGGTTGGAAACATTCATGTAGCAGGTGTTCGATTCGATCAGTTACAGCCGTTTATCAAGTCTCAGATGAGCAGGGTTTTTCGCAACTTTGATCTGAGCGTCAATATGGGGCAGTTGCGTTCGATTCAAGTTTTTGTCGTCGGCCAAGCACGTCGGCCCGGTACATGGACTCTAAGCTCCTTGAGCACGCTGGTAAACGCGATCTTTTCTTCGGGCGGCCCCGCACCGCAAGGAAGCTTACGGCATATTCAATTGCGTCGTGGCAATCAAACAATTGTCGACTTTGACTTGTACGATCTGATTCTGCATGGGGACAAGTCGAAGGATGTGGCGCTGCTTCCTGGTGATGTGATCTACATCCCACCCGTGGGCCCGCAGGTAGCCGTTGCAGGCAGTGTCAACACTCCAGCTATCTATGAGCTGAAATCAAACGGAGACACGACAGTCGGAGAAGCGCTGGAACTAGCTGCCGGTCTGTCGACCGTTGCCTCGGGTGGAAAGATACGTCTGGAGCGTGTGGATGAACGCCGGCAACGTAGCATCGTCGAAGTGCCGCTTACGGCAGAGGGCAAATCGACGCTCCTGCGGGATGGCGATCTGGTCGAAGTGGTTGCCGTTGCAAGTGTGTACAAGGATGCCGTTACGCTACGGGGCAACGTAGCAAACCCTGGCAGGTATGCATGGAAACAGGGAATGCATGTTCGAGATCTTCTGCCGAACAAAGAAGCGCTAATTACGCGTGATTACTGGTTGAAGCGTAGTCAATTAGGCCAGCCAACGATGACCTATGTACCTACCTGTCAGCCGTCGACACCATACGGCATTCCAGGCTTGCGATATGGCATCCCCGTCGGGGATGAAGGGGATGACCCCTATTGGCGTTATTCCTCCGTGAGGAGTCAAGGATCGACGAAGTTGTTGGGCCTGCCGATGGCAAACAGCGAAATAACCCAAGGAAGCAACACCGAGCGACCAACAAATTCAGTATTTGGCGATGCCACAGCGATTGATGGTCAGATCGGAACCGATGGTGGTTTGGACTGTGGCCGACAGTCTACCCTGCAGGGCTATACCCCTGTATTCCCAACTGATATGACACCTGGGGGCCAGCAGCTTTCATCTTCTCAAATTCCGGCACAGCAAACTGCGACCAGCAACCGGATGAGTAATGCGAATGCCAGCGTCGGTGCAACGGTGAGCAATGCTTCCGCAGGGCAGTTTCTCCCTAAGAACGATGTCAAGATGGTTGAGCCGGACATCAACTGGGCGTATGCCGTTATCGAGAGGCAAAGCAAAGAGAATCTGACGACATCTCTGCTGCCTTTCAATTTGGGCAAGGTTGTTCTTGAAGGCGATGACTCACAGAATCTCGAGATCTTGCCTGGCGATGTGATCACGATCTTTTCGAAGGCGGATTTCCGCGTTCCGCAGCAGCAGCAGACGCGTTTCGTCCGGCTGGAAGGTGAATTTATATCGTCCGGTGTTTACAGTGTGAAGCCGGGGGAGACGTTGCGCCAGCTTGTTCGCCGCGCGGGAGGGTTTTCTTCCGATGCTTATCTGTATGGATCGGAGTTTACGCGCGAGTCGACGCGCCGAGTACAACAGCAGCGATTGAATGAATATGTCGATCAGATTGCATTGCAGGTAAGTACGAATGCGACAAACAGTGCGAGCCGTGCGATCAGTTCGACAGATGCGACAGCGCTTGCTGCACAGCAATCGCAGACACAGAACATCATTGCGAATCTGCGTAATGCCCGCGCAACGGGACGTATCGTGCTTGAGGTGGCTCCGGATGCGAGCGGAGTTGATCAGTTGCCCGATCTTCCTTTGGAAGACGGAGACAAATTTATCGTGCCTCGCGTGCCTTCAACCGTGAATGTGGACGGCGCAGTATATAACCAGAACGCATTTTTGTATGATCCGCATCGCCGCCTGGGAGACTATGTGCAATTGGCGGGCGGAGCGAACCGGGATGCCGATAAAAACCGCGCATTCGTCATTCGTGCTGGTGGCGCCATTATCAGCAAGCAGTACAGCTCTTCCCTACGTGGACACGGATTTGATTCGGTACGCCTCTATCCGGGAGATACCGTTGTAATTCCTCTTAACCTGGATAAGGGCAAGACACTTCGCACAGTGGTTGATATAGCGCAAATCGTTGGTCAGTTCGGTATTGCGGTTGCTGCAATGAATACAGTGTTGGGTAAATAG
- a CDS encoding glycosyltransferase, which produces MSHLLESKGADQVIYVLESPGIFDQISPNRLIQMTYDKQSATEGVPLSSVRIIIPTLNAGLEWNKVLSAVLSNVPAENVLILDSSSIDATAEIARQMGCKISVRPRSEFNHGATRQLGVVMSAQYEFVVFLTQDAVLQGHDDIQQLIASFKDSGVAAAYGRQLPALEAGAIEAHARIFNYPPESSVKTLASKQELGFKSIFISNSFAAYRLSALNQVGGFPGDVLFGEDTVTAAKLLLAGWKIAYVAEAKVYHSHSYTWIQEFRRYFDIGVLHSRESWLRQEFGGTGGEGKRFVLSEMRFLWSRQWWLLPSALIRTGLKLAGYRLGSMERILPKPLKRQWSMNKSYWK; this is translated from the coding sequence ATGTCCCATCTGCTTGAATCAAAAGGAGCAGACCAAGTCATCTATGTTTTAGAAAGCCCCGGCATTTTCGATCAAATCAGCCCCAACCGACTGATACAGATGACATACGATAAACAATCTGCCACTGAAGGTGTGCCGTTGAGCTCAGTCCGCATTATTATCCCGACTCTGAACGCTGGGCTTGAGTGGAATAAAGTATTGTCGGCTGTTTTGAGCAATGTACCTGCTGAAAACGTCTTGATTCTCGATTCTTCTTCGATAGATGCAACGGCAGAGATTGCGCGACAGATGGGATGCAAGATATCTGTCCGGCCTCGAAGTGAATTCAATCACGGAGCTACTCGTCAATTGGGTGTCGTGATGTCAGCTCAATACGAATTTGTCGTATTTCTAACGCAGGATGCTGTCCTGCAGGGGCACGATGACATCCAACAATTGATCGCGAGTTTTAAAGATTCTGGGGTAGCTGCGGCGTATGGACGGCAGTTACCAGCCTTGGAGGCGGGAGCTATCGAAGCCCACGCGCGCATCTTCAACTACCCTCCGGAATCGTCCGTAAAAACACTGGCAAGCAAACAGGAGCTTGGCTTCAAATCTATTTTCATCTCTAATTCGTTTGCAGCCTATCGTCTATCCGCGCTCAATCAGGTTGGCGGCTTTCCTGGGGATGTGCTCTTTGGCGAAGACACGGTGACCGCGGCCAAACTCTTGTTGGCAGGCTGGAAGATCGCTTATGTAGCTGAGGCAAAGGTCTACCATTCCCACAGCTATACCTGGATCCAGGAGTTCCGCCGGTATTTCGATATTGGCGTACTGCATTCTCGCGAGAGTTGGTTGCGCCAGGAATTTGGAGGAACAGGTGGAGAGGGAAAACGATTTGTCCTATCCGAGATGCGATTCCTTTGGTCGAGACAGTGGTGGTTGTTGCCCTCAGCGCTGATAAGAACGGGCTTGAAGCTTGCAGGATATCGACTAGGCAGTATGGAAAGAATCTTACCGAAACCGTTGAAGCGGCAATGGAGTATGAATAAAAGCTATTGGAAATAA
- a CDS encoding capsule assembly Wzi family protein: MDVIRKRSLLPLFVAGVLLSAISPAIAQNTFSSSSLPDAPEPQNLPAPPTPNASTAFTPKEDITLIGMPKRLLRDQEAIWTSPAHLRPKDGIWLAPFGIATGLLIGSDTHTMNHAMQISPNDQKKANTFSTGGVAALAAVPAAGYMWSLFNHAPQAHETGLLTGEALINSLAVNEVLKVTFRRDRPLTNNAAGNFFRSSPGNSSFPSNHAIMAWSMASVVASEYPGWLTSGAVYGLAGAVSASRVLAEQHFPSDVVVGSVAGWLIGRYVYHAHHDVTINPYDAPLPDNYIAHSNTPAAGPPLPATLPPQFTLPSQKPLIVHSAPVRYDGDPDRIGSTNVPMDSWIYPALERLGSLGLIPTQNVSIRPWTRQECLRQLREAEDLADQISSTHPNLVKEAKRLITDLDRELAEESTTYQELALESAYTRFGTIAGPALYDSFHFGQTWWNDFGRPLGRGSSTLLGFSTRAHYGRLFFYAREEMQQGPGRPQQSPELTQLFQTLDRIQSTDPYNEPIPGHSAYTRQRPLELYAGVALAGNALAFGKQQLYWGPTTMGPLSLSSNAEATYNFRLVSTRPHPLPLVPSWGTYRFDVVLGKLSGHRYPARPWFNGQKITFNIGDNLEMSFTRWSVFWGVGHPITLHTFKENLFSFNSTGSYVGNGAAPFGDRNDPGDRKSNFDFRYRLPYFGRAVTIYADAYSDDDPNPIDAPRRAAWNPGIYFARLPWLPHMDLRVEAVSSQGLVRDFGGTHFFMNNQYLDSNTNKGFFLGNAIGRDSRAIESRLGYWFSAKTRVEGGYRQNKTANGFLPGGGTITDGFLTGSFAFNRHWTAQAFVQHERFLIPSYMQGAQRNTSGWLQITWNPNLSIQK, from the coding sequence ATGGACGTGATCCGGAAAAGGTCTCTGCTTCCTCTGTTCGTCGCTGGCGTCCTGCTGTCGGCGATCTCGCCAGCCATCGCACAAAACACCTTCTCCAGCTCCTCGCTCCCGGATGCTCCCGAGCCGCAAAACCTCCCCGCACCACCAACCCCGAACGCTTCCACCGCCTTCACACCAAAAGAAGACATTACGCTGATCGGCATGCCCAAACGCCTGCTTCGCGATCAGGAAGCCATCTGGACTAGCCCCGCGCACCTCCGCCCCAAGGACGGCATCTGGCTCGCACCCTTCGGCATCGCAACCGGCCTGCTCATCGGCAGCGACACGCACACGATGAACCACGCCATGCAGATCAGCCCCAACGATCAGAAGAAAGCCAACACCTTCTCGACCGGAGGCGTCGCCGCCCTCGCCGCCGTCCCGGCCGCAGGCTACATGTGGAGCCTCTTCAATCACGCTCCGCAAGCGCACGAAACCGGCCTGCTCACGGGCGAAGCACTCATCAACAGCCTCGCCGTCAACGAAGTCCTTAAAGTCACCTTCCGCCGCGACCGCCCACTCACCAACAACGCCGCAGGCAACTTCTTCAGATCCTCACCCGGAAACTCTTCTTTCCCCTCCAACCACGCCATCATGGCCTGGTCGATGGCCTCCGTCGTCGCCTCGGAATATCCCGGCTGGCTCACAAGCGGCGCCGTTTACGGACTCGCCGGAGCCGTCAGTGCCAGCCGCGTCCTCGCTGAGCAACATTTCCCCTCCGACGTCGTCGTTGGCTCTGTCGCCGGCTGGCTCATCGGACGCTACGTCTATCACGCACACCACGACGTCACCATCAACCCTTACGATGCGCCGCTGCCCGACAACTACATCGCGCACAGCAACACGCCCGCCGCCGGCCCTCCTCTCCCAGCAACGCTCCCACCGCAGTTCACACTTCCTTCGCAAAAGCCATTGATCGTACACAGCGCGCCCGTGCGTTACGACGGAGATCCTGATCGCATCGGTTCCACCAACGTGCCCATGGACAGCTGGATCTATCCCGCACTCGAACGCCTCGGCTCGCTCGGCCTCATTCCTACGCAAAATGTCTCCATACGCCCCTGGACACGTCAGGAATGCCTGCGCCAGCTTCGCGAGGCCGAAGACCTCGCCGACCAAATCAGTTCTACCCATCCCAACCTAGTGAAAGAAGCAAAGCGCCTGATCACCGACCTCGACCGCGAGCTTGCAGAAGAATCGACCACTTATCAGGAGCTTGCACTCGAATCAGCCTACACACGCTTCGGCACCATCGCAGGCCCCGCACTTTATGACAGCTTCCACTTCGGCCAGACATGGTGGAACGACTTTGGCCGACCGCTAGGCCGAGGCTCCAGCACTCTCCTCGGCTTCTCTACCCGCGCCCATTATGGCCGCCTCTTCTTCTATGCTCGCGAAGAGATGCAGCAAGGCCCTGGTCGCCCACAGCAATCGCCAGAGCTGACGCAACTCTTTCAAACACTGGATCGCATCCAGTCCACTGACCCTTACAACGAACCAATCCCGGGCCATTCTGCCTATACACGCCAACGTCCTCTGGAGCTTTATGCTGGTGTCGCCCTTGCCGGTAATGCCCTCGCCTTTGGCAAGCAACAACTCTATTGGGGACCGACGACGATGGGGCCGCTTTCGCTGTCGAGTAATGCCGAAGCAACATATAACTTCCGTTTAGTCTCGACCAGACCGCATCCACTGCCACTCGTCCCATCATGGGGAACCTACCGCTTCGATGTTGTGTTGGGCAAACTTTCGGGACATCGTTACCCTGCGCGACCCTGGTTCAATGGGCAAAAAATCACATTCAACATCGGCGATAACCTCGAAATGAGCTTTACGCGCTGGTCGGTGTTCTGGGGTGTGGGCCATCCGATCACACTGCACACCTTCAAAGAAAACCTCTTCAGCTTTAATTCCACCGGAAGCTATGTTGGAAACGGTGCCGCCCCATTTGGAGATCGCAACGATCCCGGTGACCGCAAGAGCAACTTCGATTTCCGCTACCGGCTCCCCTACTTCGGCAGAGCAGTCACAATCTACGCGGATGCTTACTCCGACGACGATCCTAACCCCATCGACGCACCACGACGTGCTGCCTGGAATCCAGGAATCTACTTTGCACGCCTGCCTTGGTTACCCCACATGGATCTGCGTGTTGAGGCCGTCAGCTCTCAAGGGCTAGTTCGCGACTTCGGCGGAACGCATTTCTTCATGAACAACCAGTACCTGGACAGCAACACAAATAAAGGATTCTTTCTCGGGAATGCAATCGGCCGCGACAGCCGGGCAATCGAGAGCCGCCTTGGATATTGGTTCTCGGCAAAAACCAGGGTCGAAGGCGGATATCGACAGAACAAAACCGCAAATGGATTTCTCCCTGGCGGAGGCACTATCACAGATGGCTTCCTGACTGGCTCATTTGCCTTCAATCGCCACTGGACCGCGCAGGCTTTCGTTCAACATGAACGCTTCCTAATTCCGTCATACATGCAAGGAGCGCAACGCAACACCAGCGGTTGGCTGCAGATCACATGGAATCCAAACCTCTCCATCCAGAAATAA
- a CDS encoding FmdE family protein, producing MESFPDLLRQAEIAHGHLCAGQILGVRLAMLGCQRLNIAEPHTADRKRLVTFVEIDRCATDAIAVVTGCRLGKRALKFRDWGKMAATFIDLNQPLAPPPDGTPTYKGIRIAARESSKQRARELYPHIENKNQQQMLAYRELPDAELFTEQWVRVPIHPREMPGYKSPRIACAHCGEGINYDREIRTTRNGETLLLCEACASPATRYYQPLN from the coding sequence ATGGAGTCCTTCCCCGATCTCCTCCGCCAGGCCGAGATCGCACACGGCCACCTCTGCGCCGGCCAGATCCTCGGTGTGCGGCTCGCCATGCTCGGCTGCCAGCGCCTCAACATCGCCGAGCCGCACACCGCCGATCGCAAACGCCTCGTCACCTTCGTCGAAATCGACCGCTGCGCCACCGACGCCATCGCCGTCGTCACCGGCTGCCGCCTCGGCAAGCGCGCCCTCAAGTTCCGCGACTGGGGGAAAATGGCTGCCACCTTCATCGACCTCAACCAGCCACTCGCGCCTCCGCCCGACGGCACACCCACCTACAAAGGCATCCGCATCGCCGCTCGCGAATCCTCCAAACAGCGCGCCCGCGAGCTCTACCCGCACATCGAAAACAAGAACCAGCAGCAGATGCTCGCCTACCGCGAACTCCCTGACGCCGAGCTCTTCACCGAACAGTGGGTCCGCGTTCCCATCCACCCACGCGAGATGCCCGGCTACAAATCACCACGCATCGCCTGTGCCCACTGCGGCGAAGGCATCAACTACGATCGCGAAATCCGCACCACGCGCAACGGAGAAACCCTCCTCCTCTGTGAAGCCTGCGCCTCACCCGCGACCCGCTACTACCAGCCCCTCAACTAA